From Actinoplanes oblitus, a single genomic window includes:
- the pspM gene encoding phage shock envelope stress response protein PspM, producing the protein MDERGKYLRRLKRLRGSARRWSVLGGGLTAATIVLVPYSGLGVADAVWAAGAGASVVLARWRWRDYRELDAQPTPEPSLSGPRLAKALERTEVGRTVLNEVRRQKNRYVLRGSVIADAWDRLERASATMTGLAGRLSGAGETAALEAATAERWLRDLGQRVASVERAIPLGQPDRRAALEQSHAALAEQFTEGVTAFEELVAAAAGYVAEDGQPMTDTRHPAYFGLVEATERLRGIAEGLAELRDQTARFASTPPRQPTEPSDLTPGRSRQLG; encoded by the coding sequence GTGGACGAACGCGGGAAATACCTCCGCCGGTTGAAGCGGTTGCGCGGCTCAGCGCGTCGGTGGAGCGTGCTGGGCGGCGGCCTGACCGCGGCGACGATCGTGCTCGTGCCCTACTCCGGTCTCGGCGTCGCGGACGCGGTCTGGGCCGCCGGGGCGGGCGCCTCGGTGGTCCTGGCCCGCTGGCGCTGGCGGGACTATCGCGAGCTGGACGCGCAGCCCACGCCGGAGCCCAGCCTGTCCGGCCCGCGGCTGGCCAAGGCACTGGAGCGCACCGAGGTGGGCCGCACGGTGCTCAACGAGGTCCGCCGGCAGAAGAACCGGTATGTGCTGCGCGGCTCGGTGATCGCCGACGCCTGGGACCGGCTGGAGCGCGCGTCGGCCACCATGACCGGCCTGGCCGGCCGGCTCAGCGGCGCCGGCGAGACCGCGGCTCTGGAGGCGGCCACCGCCGAGCGCTGGCTCCGCGACCTCGGTCAGCGGGTGGCCAGTGTGGAGCGCGCCATCCCGCTCGGCCAGCCCGACCGGCGTGCCGCCCTGGAGCAGTCCCACGCCGCGCTGGCGGAGCAGTTCACCGAGGGCGTCACCGCCTTCGAGGAGCTGGTCGCCGCCGCCGCGGGCTACGTGGCCGAGGACGGCCAGCCGATGACCGACACCCGCCACCCGGCCTACTTCGGCCTGGTCGAGGCCACCGAGCGGTTGCGCGGCATCGCCGAGGGCCTGGCCGAGCTCCGCGACCAGACGGCCCGCTTCGCCTCGACCCCACCTCGCCAGCCCACCGAGCCGAGCGACCTGACCCCGGGTCGTTCCCGCCAGCTCGGCTGA
- a CDS encoding PspA/IM30 family protein, giving the protein MANPFVKGWHYMMALFGAKIDEYADPKVQIQQAIEDAQRQHQALVQQAAAVIGNQRQLEMKLSRQMSEVEKLQGMARQALVLADRARSGGDEAEAQKYEQTAQTLATQLVSGEQSMEDLKTLHDQALAAAGQARKAVENNAMVLQQRIAERSRLLSQLEQAKMQETVARSLESMSELAAPGNTPSLDQVRDKIEQRYANAMGRAELASNSVEGRMLEVQKSSLDLAGSSRLEQIRASMAGEKLGGSPAQPAVGQGSAAPAADPASVARLDEIRASMNQKRGDTTAAG; this is encoded by the coding sequence ATGGCGAACCCGTTCGTCAAGGGCTGGCATTACATGATGGCGCTCTTCGGCGCGAAAATCGACGAGTACGCCGACCCGAAGGTGCAGATCCAGCAGGCCATCGAGGACGCCCAGCGACAGCACCAGGCGCTCGTGCAGCAGGCTGCCGCCGTCATCGGCAACCAGCGGCAGCTCGAGATGAAGCTGTCCCGGCAGATGTCCGAGGTCGAGAAACTGCAGGGCATGGCGCGTCAGGCGCTGGTGCTGGCCGATCGTGCCCGGTCCGGCGGCGACGAGGCCGAGGCCCAGAAGTATGAGCAGACCGCGCAGACCCTGGCCACCCAGCTGGTCTCCGGCGAGCAGTCGATGGAGGACCTGAAGACCCTGCACGACCAGGCTCTCGCGGCCGCCGGCCAGGCCCGCAAGGCGGTGGAGAACAACGCGATGGTGCTCCAGCAGCGCATCGCCGAGCGCTCCCGCCTGCTCAGCCAGCTCGAGCAGGCCAAGATGCAGGAGACCGTGGCCAGGTCGCTGGAGTCCATGTCGGAGCTCGCGGCGCCCGGCAACACGCCGTCGCTGGACCAGGTCCGCGACAAGATCGAGCAGCGGTACGCGAACGCGATGGGTCGCGCCGAGCTGGCCTCCAACTCGGTCGAGGGCCGCATGCTCGAGGTGCAGAAGTCCAGTCTGGACCTGGCCGGCTCGTCCCGGCTGGAGCAGATCCGGGCCAGCATGGCGGGGGAGAAGCTGGGCGGCAGCCCGGCGCAGCCCGCCGTCGGCCAGGGCTCCGCGGCGCCGGCCGCCGACCCGGCCAGCGTGGCCCGGCTGGACGAGATCCGCGCCAGCATGAACCAGAAGCGCGGCGACACCACAGCGGCCGGCTGA
- a CDS encoding helix-turn-helix domain-containing protein, which yields MVLLRRVIGDALRARRQGQHRTLREVSTAANVSLGYLSEIERGQKEASSELLAAICDALGARLSELLGEVSNTLSLAENMEGVLVPVDGQPAEPARQVATDGSVSVSVRQDSPLKATLHATRNKKRDVVYAA from the coding sequence ATGGTCCTGCTACGCCGGGTTATCGGCGACGCACTTCGCGCGCGCCGGCAGGGACAGCACCGCACGCTGCGCGAGGTGTCGACCGCCGCGAACGTCAGCCTGGGTTATCTGTCCGAGATCGAGCGTGGACAGAAAGAGGCCTCCAGCGAACTGCTCGCGGCCATCTGCGACGCGCTCGGCGCCCGCCTCTCCGAGTTGCTCGGTGAGGTGAGCAACACCCTCTCCCTGGCGGAGAACATGGAGGGTGTGCTCGTCCCGGTCGACGGCCAGCCGGCCGAGCCCGCGCGCCAGGTCGCCACCGACGGCAGCGTCTCGGTGTCGGTCCGCCAGGATTCGCCGCTCAAGGCGACACTGCACGCCACCCGCAACAAGAAACGTGACGTGGTCTACGCGGCCTAG
- a CDS encoding CinA family protein, whose product MEVAAAAAVHMLVERRESVATAESLTGGLVAATIVEIPGVSAVYRGGLVVYATELKAVLAGVPEDLLAERGPVDGDVAGKLAEGARERCGADWGLATTGVAGPEPQAGKPVGLVYVAVAGPDRTEVRELTLTGNRAAIRTESVTAVLQLFTDVLRSAPAPV is encoded by the coding sequence ATGGAGGTGGCCGCCGCGGCGGCCGTCCACATGCTGGTCGAGCGGCGCGAGTCGGTGGCGACGGCGGAGTCGCTGACCGGTGGGCTGGTGGCCGCGACGATCGTGGAGATCCCCGGAGTGAGCGCTGTCTATCGGGGCGGGCTGGTGGTGTACGCCACCGAGCTGAAGGCGGTGCTGGCCGGCGTACCGGAGGATCTGCTCGCCGAGCGAGGCCCGGTGGACGGGGACGTCGCGGGGAAACTGGCCGAGGGCGCCCGGGAGCGGTGCGGTGCCGACTGGGGCCTGGCCACCACCGGCGTCGCGGGTCCGGAGCCGCAGGCCGGCAAACCGGTCGGGCTGGTCTATGTGGCGGTTGCCGGGCCGGACCGGACGGAGGTGCGGGAACTGACACTGACCGGTAACCGGGCGGCAATCCGTACCGAAAGTGTGACGGCCGTCCTGCAATTGTTCACCGACGTTCTCCGTAGTGCACCGGCTCCGGTGTGA
- the pgsA gene encoding CDP-diacylglycerol--glycerol-3-phosphate 3-phosphatidyltransferase, protein MTDEPVPVAAPRVVSLYNAANALTVLRLILVPVFLALVVASQMTDHDWRIGACLAFCVASATDFVDGWIARRWQLVTSFGKIADPIADKALTGTALVLLSAYDQLPWWVTVVILAREWGVTALRFWVIRYGVIPASRGGKLKTGLQTLAIAWYLWPVPEPFDVVGTWVMYAALIVTVVTGADYVIEALRLRRVARSGS, encoded by the coding sequence GTGACCGACGAGCCGGTTCCGGTGGCCGCACCCCGAGTGGTGTCGCTCTACAACGCGGCCAACGCGCTGACCGTGCTCCGGCTCATTCTCGTCCCGGTCTTCCTGGCCCTGGTGGTCGCCTCGCAGATGACCGACCACGACTGGCGGATCGGCGCCTGCCTGGCGTTCTGCGTGGCCTCGGCGACCGACTTCGTGGACGGCTGGATCGCCCGGCGCTGGCAGCTGGTCACCTCGTTCGGCAAGATCGCCGATCCGATCGCGGACAAGGCGCTGACCGGCACCGCGCTGGTCCTGCTCTCCGCCTACGACCAGCTGCCCTGGTGGGTCACCGTGGTGATCCTGGCCCGGGAGTGGGGCGTCACCGCGCTCCGCTTCTGGGTGATCCGCTACGGCGTGATTCCGGCCTCCCGGGGCGGCAAGCTCAAGACCGGGCTGCAGACCCTGGCGATCGCCTGGTACCTGTGGCCCGTTCCGGAGCCCTTCGACGTGGTCGGCACCTGGGTGATGTACGCCGCCCTGATCGTGACGGTGGTCACCGGCGCCGACTACGTGATCGAGGCGCTGCGCCTGCGACGGGTGGCCCGGTCCGGCTCGTGA
- the rimO gene encoding 30S ribosomal protein S12 methylthiotransferase RimO, translating into MSVTPPPSRRVALLTLGCARNEVDSEELAARLDADGWQVGTDAAQADVVLVNTCGFVEKAKQDSIDTLLAAADTGAKVVAAGCMAERYGKELAESLPEADAVLGFDDYTDIGDRLTGVLNGETFDAHTPRDRRELLPITPVQRHTSKVVVPGHATVDEHTPAHLRKVLRRRLDSGPVASLKLASGCDRRCAFCAIPAFRGAFVSRDPQELLAEAEWLAKTGVRELVLVSENSTSYGKDLGDPRLLEKLLPQLAAVDGIVRVRASYLQPAETRPGLVEAIATTPGVAAYYDLSFQHSSEPVLRRMRRFGSTERFLELLASARQLAPEAGARSNFIVGFPGETRQDVDELIRFLTEARLDAIGIFDYSDEDGTEAAGLSGKVRPDTIKRRYDKVVALAEELCAQRAEDRLGSTVEVLVDTIEDGEIEGRAEHQAPEVDGSTTLVAGEHGVDLAALRPGDLVRARVTGTEGVDLVAVPIEMISAARVDR; encoded by the coding sequence GTGTCAGTGACTCCTCCGCCTTCTCGCCGTGTCGCTCTTCTCACCCTGGGCTGTGCCCGAAACGAGGTCGACTCCGAGGAGCTCGCCGCCCGCCTCGACGCCGACGGCTGGCAGGTCGGCACCGACGCCGCCCAGGCCGACGTGGTCCTCGTCAACACCTGCGGCTTCGTGGAGAAGGCGAAACAGGACTCGATCGACACGCTGCTGGCCGCCGCCGACACCGGTGCCAAGGTGGTCGCCGCCGGCTGCATGGCCGAGCGCTACGGCAAGGAGCTCGCCGAGAGCCTGCCCGAGGCCGACGCCGTGCTCGGCTTCGACGACTACACCGACATCGGCGACCGGCTCACCGGTGTGCTGAACGGTGAGACGTTCGACGCGCACACCCCGCGGGACCGCCGCGAGCTGCTCCCGATCACCCCGGTGCAGCGGCACACCAGCAAGGTGGTGGTGCCCGGGCACGCCACCGTCGACGAGCACACCCCGGCCCACCTGCGCAAGGTGCTGCGCCGCCGGCTCGACTCCGGCCCGGTGGCCTCGCTCAAGCTGGCCAGCGGGTGCGACCGGCGCTGCGCGTTCTGCGCCATCCCGGCGTTCCGCGGGGCGTTCGTCTCCCGCGACCCGCAGGAGCTGCTCGCCGAGGCGGAGTGGCTGGCCAAGACCGGCGTGCGCGAGCTGGTGCTGGTGAGTGAGAACAGCACGTCGTACGGAAAGGATCTGGGCGACCCGCGCCTGCTGGAGAAACTGCTCCCGCAGCTGGCCGCGGTCGACGGCATCGTCCGGGTCCGGGCCAGTTACCTGCAGCCCGCCGAGACCCGCCCCGGCCTGGTCGAGGCGATCGCCACCACGCCCGGCGTCGCGGCCTACTACGACCTGTCGTTCCAGCACTCCAGCGAGCCGGTGCTGCGCCGGATGCGCCGGTTCGGTTCCACCGAGCGGTTCCTGGAGCTGCTCGCCTCGGCCCGCCAGCTGGCCCCGGAGGCCGGCGCCCGGAGCAACTTCATCGTCGGCTTCCCCGGCGAGACCCGGCAGGACGTGGACGAGCTGATCCGCTTCCTGACCGAGGCCCGGCTCGACGCGATCGGCATCTTCGACTACTCCGACGAGGACGGCACCGAGGCGGCCGGCCTGTCCGGCAAGGTCCGCCCGGACACCATCAAGCGGCGGTACGACAAGGTCGTCGCGCTCGCCGAGGAGCTTTGCGCCCAGCGTGCCGAGGACCGGCTGGGCAGCACCGTCGAGGTGCTGGTCGACACGATCGAGGACGGCGAGATCGAGGGCCGTGCCGAGCACCAGGCCCCCGAGGTCGACGGTTCCACCACGCTGGTGGCCGGCGAGCACGGTGTCGACCTGGCCGCGCTGCGCCCCGGTGACCTCGTCCGCGCCCGGGTCACCGGCACCGAGGGCGTCGACCTGGTCGCCGTTCCGATCGAGATGATCTCCGCAGCGCGGGTCGACCGGTGA
- a CDS encoding glycosyltransferase 87 family protein — protein MALIIVAALLRFAGRDWVAGDFAKFIRPWSQYIATHGYFASMGDDFANYNVPYLYLLSVLTWLHAHTSISLLHLVKGLSVVFDALLAWYAARLVGLRWSDRRIVALAGVLVLLLPTVVLNSAYWAQCDSIYTTFTMAGLYYLLRERPWVSMALFGLAITVKLQAIFVFPVLFVLLLAGRIKLRHLAPIPAVYVALAIPAWVAGRPLRDLMLIYANQSDQYTSLSMNAPTIYTFIRPRTEVIADFRTAGVLFTAAAVLVLAYLVRVRRIPLDRERIVLLATAYSILVPFLLPGMHERYFMQAEVLAVVAALYLPRRLWPVPALVQIASLMSYLPYFLGAKRPQPMDFRLLAVLMVAALLLTGWQLLRPPPAPEVERAERDETAFLVPNQVGNTIAV, from the coding sequence GTGGCCCTGATCATCGTGGCCGCGCTGTTGCGGTTCGCCGGACGGGACTGGGTGGCCGGGGACTTCGCGAAGTTCATCAGGCCGTGGAGCCAGTACATCGCGACGCACGGCTACTTCGCGTCGATGGGCGACGACTTCGCCAACTACAACGTCCCGTACCTCTATCTGCTGAGCGTGCTGACCTGGCTGCACGCGCACACCTCGATCAGCCTGCTGCACCTGGTGAAGGGCCTGTCGGTGGTGTTCGACGCGCTGCTCGCCTGGTACGCCGCCCGGCTCGTCGGCCTGCGCTGGTCCGACCGGCGGATCGTGGCGCTGGCCGGCGTCCTGGTGCTGCTGCTGCCGACCGTGGTGCTGAACAGCGCGTACTGGGCGCAGTGCGACTCGATCTACACCACGTTCACCATGGCCGGGCTGTACTACCTGCTGCGCGAGCGGCCCTGGGTGTCGATGGCCCTCTTCGGGCTGGCGATCACCGTCAAGCTGCAGGCGATCTTCGTGTTCCCGGTGCTGTTCGTGCTGCTGCTGGCCGGCCGGATCAAGCTGCGCCACCTGGCGCCGATCCCGGCCGTCTACGTCGCCCTGGCGATACCGGCCTGGGTGGCCGGCCGGCCGCTCCGGGACCTGATGCTGATCTACGCGAACCAGAGCGACCAGTACACGTCGCTGTCGATGAACGCGCCGACCATCTACACGTTCATCCGGCCGCGGACCGAGGTGATCGCCGACTTCCGCACCGCCGGGGTGCTGTTCACCGCCGCCGCCGTGCTGGTGCTCGCCTACCTGGTGCGGGTCCGGCGGATCCCGCTCGACCGGGAGCGGATCGTCCTGCTCGCCACCGCGTACAGCATCCTGGTGCCGTTCCTGCTGCCCGGGATGCACGAGCGGTACTTCATGCAGGCCGAGGTGCTGGCCGTGGTGGCGGCGCTGTACCTGCCGCGGCGGCTGTGGCCGGTGCCGGCGCTGGTGCAGATCGCCTCGCTGATGAGTTACCTGCCGTACTTCCTCGGCGCCAAGCGACCACAGCCGATGGACTTCCGGCTGCTCGCCGTGCTGATGGTCGCCGCGCTGCTGCTGACCGGGTGGCAGCTGCTGCGTCCGCCTCCGGCGCCGGAGGTGGAGCGGGCGGAACGCGACGAGACAGCCTTTCTAGTGCCAAATCAGGTTGGCAATACGATTGCCGTGTGA
- a CDS encoding helix-turn-helix transcriptional regulator, translated as MTTSKDLDDLDDLDALTALADGVRRRAYRVVADGAGPVGRDEVAEALGIGRTLAAFHLDKLVAAGLLATSYARRSGRSGPGAGRPAKLYHLAPAEHAVSVPPRAYRTAAELLAETLDELGAENALNEVARRHGRRAGAAGGGQRAVVADGGPPDAGTGGDGPRDAGEQGVHALLAGHGYAPVAAGPGRIELRNCPFHRLAEQFPPVVCGMNLALVSGLLTGAGQDTAWTARMDAAPGRCCVSLSKTNLD; from the coding sequence GTGACGACTTCGAAAGACCTGGACGACCTGGACGACCTGGACGCCCTCACCGCTCTCGCCGACGGCGTGCGGCGGCGGGCGTACCGGGTGGTGGCCGACGGGGCCGGGCCGGTCGGGCGGGACGAGGTGGCCGAGGCGCTCGGCATCGGCCGCACGCTGGCCGCGTTCCACCTGGACAAGCTGGTCGCCGCCGGGCTGCTGGCGACGTCCTACGCGCGACGGTCGGGCCGCAGCGGGCCGGGCGCCGGGCGGCCGGCCAAGCTGTACCACCTGGCGCCGGCGGAGCACGCGGTCAGCGTGCCGCCGCGGGCCTATCGCACCGCCGCCGAACTGCTGGCCGAGACGCTCGACGAGCTCGGCGCGGAGAACGCGCTGAACGAGGTGGCCCGGCGGCACGGCCGGCGAGCCGGCGCGGCGGGAGGCGGGCAGCGAGCCGTCGTGGCCGACGGCGGGCCACCGGACGCCGGCACGGGCGGGGACGGGCCACGAGACGCCGGCGAGCAGGGCGTGCACGCGCTGCTCGCCGGGCACGGGTACGCGCCGGTGGCAGCCGGGCCGGGTCGGATCGAGCTGCGCAACTGCCCCTTCCACCGGCTGGCCGAGCAGTTCCCCCCGGTGGTCTGCGGGATGAACCTGGCGCTGGTCAGCGGCCTGCTGACCGGAGCGGGCCAGGACACGGCGTGGACCGCCCGGATGGACGCGGCGCCCGGCCGGTGCTGCGTCAGCCTTTCTAAAACAAATCTTGATTGA
- a CDS encoding DUF3291 domain-containing protein — protein sequence MSAFHLAQINTARLRAPLDDPSMAEFVAGLTLMNELADRSPGFVWRLAGDDGDGTIAAPADPSRIYTLSVWESPAHLRAYAYQSQHLDYLRRRREWFHPNGPEAALVLWWLPAGEIPTLDESIARLDRLRADGPTPEAFTFRDVFPAPASVAR from the coding sequence ATGAGCGCCTTCCACCTCGCCCAGATCAACACCGCCCGTCTGAGAGCCCCGCTGGACGATCCGTCGATGGCCGAGTTCGTGGCCGGCCTGACCCTGATGAACGAGCTGGCCGACCGCTCACCCGGCTTCGTCTGGCGGCTGGCCGGCGACGACGGGGACGGCACGATCGCCGCCCCCGCCGATCCGAGCCGGATCTACACGCTCTCGGTCTGGGAGTCCCCCGCGCACCTGCGCGCCTACGCCTACCAGAGCCAGCACCTCGACTACCTGCGCCGCCGCCGCGAGTGGTTCCACCCCAACGGCCCGGAGGCCGCCCTGGTCCTCTGGTGGCTCCCGGCCGGCGAGATCCCCACCCTGGACGAGTCCATCGCCCGCCTGGACCGGCTGCGCGCGGACGGCCCCACTCCCGAAGCGTTCACGTTCCGTGACGTCTTCCCGGCCCCGGCGTCAGTGGCGCGCTGA